Proteins encoded by one window of Salvia splendens isolate huo1 chromosome 7, SspV2, whole genome shotgun sequence:
- the LOC121811091 gene encoding 40S ribosomal protein S11-2 — protein MAEQTEKAFLKQPKVFLCSKKSGKGKAPGKGGNRYWKNIGLGFKTPREAIEGTYIDKKCPFVGDVSIRGRILAGTCHSAKMMRTIIVRRNYLHWVKKYQRYEKRHSNIPAHISPCFRVKEGDHVTIGQCRPLSKTVRFNVLKVIPAGSSGLGKKAFTGM, from the exons ATGGCGGAACAG ACGGAGAAGGCGTTTCTGAAGCAGCCCAAGGTATTTCTATG CTCGAAGAAATCGGGGAAGGGTAAGGCGCCGGGGAAAGGGGGAAACCGCTACTGGAAGAACATTGGACTAGGGTTTAAAACGCCACGCGAGGCAATCGAAG GTACTTACATTGACAAGAAATGCCCATTCGTTGGCGATGTATCCATCAGAGGCCGTATCCTTGCTGGTACCTGCCACAGTGCTAAAATGATGAGAACAATCATTGTTCGCAGAAACTACCTGCATTGGGTGAAGAAGTACCAAAG GTACGAGAAAAGGCATTCAAATATCCCAGCTCACATATCCCCCTGCTTCCGCGTGAAAGAGGGTGACCATGTCACAATCGGCCAATGCAG GCCCCTGTCGAAGACTGTTAGGTTCAACGTTCTTAAGGTGATACCAGCTGGTTCTTCCGGCCTTGGGAAGAAGGCTTTTACTGGGATGTGA